One genomic segment of Ctenopharyngodon idella isolate HZGC_01 chromosome 7, HZGC01, whole genome shotgun sequence includes these proteins:
- the LOC127516500 gene encoding uncharacterized protein LOC127516500 isoform X1, which yields MVVYSNHCQVESSGSIILFQDITKLEKADSLFYTDVLVNDTVICQGLLDTGSMACTINEEIERKLMDTCGILESGQPHADVLLVGCGGVRVKPKCIHQLKMCVYGFSVVVPTLVVPGQKDQLIVDTNVIKYVLSQLKQSQSYWRVMNQPNATGEPEIQWFLNMLSGHDRWEGGSIPTVVVTAKLTQAVTLLPQQEHLVWGRLPTSSIISVGSTVLVEPSKAHTHKKGVLVGRVITTLPGDRWVPIKLINPSNKPVTLRRNTKIADVSPVLAVEDLDVQTEHCDGENVNMQSQSVSSSTDAGVSSLFGIRDTLRKLGLSDLDIESCEVTPYWKDQLLQLIQRHQDVFSKHKLDCGKAKEFVHRIHLSDNRPFRLLYRRVPPAQYQTLRKVLSDMEEQEIIRKSCSEWASPLVLVWKKSGDLRVCVDYCWLNARTIKDAHPLPHQADCLAALGGNAIFSAMDLTSGFYNIAMAEEDKKLTAFTMPMGLFEFNRLPQGLCNSPASFMRLMTNIFGDQNFLTLLCYLADLLVYAPDEGEAIKRLGLVFSRLREHGLKLAPKNVISSRGVCGF from the coding sequence ATGGTCGTCTATAGCAACCATTGTCAGGTTGAGTCAAGTGGCAGTATCATTTTGTTCCAAGACATCACGAAGCTGGAAAAAGCTGACAGTTTGTTTTATACCGATGTGTTGGTGAATGATACAGTCATTTGCCAAGGCCTGTTAGACACGGGTTCTATGGCATGTACTATTAATGAGGAAATCGAGCGCAAGTTGATGGATACATGCGGGATTCTTGAGTCTGGGCAGCCCCATGCTGATGTTTTGCTTGTAGGGTGTGGCGGTGTTCGGGTCAAACCCAAGTGTATCCACCAGCTAAAGATGTGTGTGTATGGATTCTCAGTCGTTGTGCCTACCCTGGTTGTACCAGGGCAAAAAGACCAGTTAATTGTTGATACTAACGTCATCAAGTATGTTCTCAGTCAACTTAAGCAGTCCCAAAGCTATTGGCGCGTTATGAACCAGCCAAACGCAACAGGAGAACCAGAAATTCAGTGGTTTTTGAATATGCTTTCTGGGCATGACAGATGGGAAGGTGGTAGCATCCCAACCGTTGTCGTTACCGCTAAGCTCACTCAAGCTGTCACGCTTTTACCTCAACAAGAGCACCTTGTGTGGGGCAGACTCCCGACCAGTTCCATCATTTCTGTGGGTAGTACTGTGTTAGTTGAGCCATCTAAGGCACATACTCATAAGAAAGGTGTTCTTGTCGGGCGTGTTATAACCACATTGCCTGGTGACAGATGGGTGCCGATTAAGTTGATTAACCCATCCAATAAACCTGTCACTTTGAGACGTAACACTAAAATAGCAGACGTATCTCCTGTTTTAGCAGTTGAAGACCTGGACGTGCAGACCGAACACTGTGATGGGGAGAATGTGAACATGCAGAGCCAATCCGTCTCCTCTAGCACAGACGCAGGGGTTAGTTCTCTCTTTGGTATTCGTGACACACTGCGGAAGCTCGGTCTCAGTGATCTTGACATTGAGTCCTGCGAGGTGACTCCATATTGGAAAGACCAGCTTCTGCAGTTGATTCAAAGACATCAAGATGTGTTTTCTAAACATAAGCTAGACTGTGGCAAGGCCAAAGAGTTTGTCCATAGGATCCATCTGTCTGATAACCGGCCGTTTAGACTTCTGTATCGGCGTGTCCCTCCAGCTCAGTATCAGACACTGAGAAAAGTGCTCTCGGATATGGAAGAGCAAGAGATTATCCGAAAGTCTTGTAGTGAATGGGCATCTCCGCTGGTCCTGGTATGGAAGAAAAGCGGTGATCTTCGTGTTTGCGTTGATTACTGCTGGCTTAATGCCCGGACCATCAAGGACGCTCACCCCTTACCTCACCAAGCAGACTGCTTGGCGGCCTTGGGCGGAAACGCGATCTTTAGCGCGATGGATCTCACTTCCGGCTTTTATAATATCGCAATGGCCGAGGAGGACAAAAAGCTTACGGCCTTCACAATGCCGATGGGGCTGTTTGAGTTTAATCGGTTACCGCAAGGGTTGTGCAATAGTCCCGCCAGTTTTATGCGCCTAATGACGAACATCTTCGGCGATCAAAACTTCCTGACGTTGCTTTGCTATCTGGCTGACCTACTCGTGTACGCCCCAGACGAGGGCGAGGCTATAAAGAGGCTTGGGTTAGTGTTCAGTAGGCTCAGAGAGCATGGGCTAAAGTTAGCGcctaaaaatgtcatttccTCCAGAGGGGTGTGCGGTTTTTAG
- the LOC127516500 gene encoding uncharacterized protein LOC127516500 isoform X2, producing MAEGGWNEDLVTTHIGRGRGLFGVSEPVVGKPRILVYDSVTDPTVLNNESSKPKSSTPANAGPDNVTQQLRDLIGELGSQIGDSIVTRLLTNQTSASPGSVPSFEQQPSSTMPMSTSLDLSKLNLIVKADIKEPQMFRGDGSDKCSILEWIEQMNVYLSKKGCGKADGVEEILNHLCGRAKSIVKVKLKSSPVAVLSPEVVYEVLQRYFSESPGSCQPLADFYATQPKLNEHPVDYWVRLNEAAELADAHLQRCGIKMKNMSSEIAMMFIRNCPKPISKWSAEEVQEAIDEHERDFKSRKPLPSAPKVTVNQAVVAEKPISMQVAVGSESVGVTSAACIASPHPKTSETTELGTLERVLKMLERVLECTTLPVSEPKPCTSPWY from the coding sequence ATGGCAGAAGGGGGATGGAACGAAGATTTAGTGACAACACACATTGGCAGGGGGCGTGGGTTGTTTGGGGTATCCGAGCCTGTAGTCGGCAAACCACGCATCTTGGTCTATGATTCTGTGACTGATCCGACTGTGCTTAATAATGAGTCGAGTAAGCCAAAGTCTTCCACCCCTGCCAATGCTGGTCCTGACAACGTTACGCAGCAACTACGCGACCTTATTGGTGAGCTCGGAAGCCAGATAGGTGACTCCATTGTCACACGGTTGTTAACAAACCAGACTTCAGCATCACCTGGTTCCGTTCCATCGTTTGAGCAGCAACCCTCTAGCACAATGCCCATGTCTACGAGCCTTGATCTGTCTAAATTAAACCTCATAGTCAAAGCTGACATTAAAGAACCACAAATGTTCAGAGGGGACGGTAGCGACAAATGTTCCATCCTAGAGTGGATTGAACAGATGAATGTATATTTGTCCAAAAAGGGTTGCGGCAAAGCCGACGGGGTAGAAGAAATACTGAACCATCTCTGTGGCCGTGCAAAGAGCATTGTCAAGGTTAAGCTAAAAAGTAGCCCAGTTGCTGTACTTAGCCCTGAAGTTGTTTATGAGGTACTGCAGCGCTATTTTAGTGAGAGCCCTGGCTCGTGCCAGCCGCTAGCCGATTTTTATGCAACCCAGCCGAAGCTTAACGAGCACCCTGTTGACTATTGGGTCAGGTTAAATGAGGCGGCTGAGCTAGCAGATGCTCACCTGCAAAGATGTGGTATCAAGATGAAAAATATGAGCTCAGAGATTGCAATGATGTTTATCAGGAACTGTCCCAAACCCATAAGCAAATGGTCAGCTGAGGAGGTCCAAGAGGCCATTGACGAGCATGAGAGAGACTTTAAGTCACGAAAGCCGCTTCCATCTGCGCCCAAAGTTACAGTAAATCAGGCTGTTGTTGCCGAAAAGCCCATTAGCATGCAGGTAGCAGTAGGAAGCGAAAGTGTAGGTGTAACCTCTGCTGCGTGTATTGCAAGCCCACACCCTAAAACAAGTGAAACCACAGAATTGGGCACTTTAGAGCGTGTACTGAAAATGCTAGAAAGGGTGTTGGAATGCACAACTCTACCTGTTTCAGAACCAAAGCCTTGTACGTCACCGTGGTATTGA